The bacterium DNA window CTGGAGAAGTGGCTGTAGTGGCAAGTGGCAAGTGGCAGGTGGCAAGTGGCGGGGGGCGGGGCTGTTGTCGCTCCCCTCTCCGGAGGCCGAAGGCCGAGGGAGAGGGGCAGGGGTGAGGACGCCGTTCGGCGTTGCCGTTGCGTCCGCAGGACGCTCGCAGACATACCTGAGATGAGACAATGACTGCCGACAGCGACCGCACAACTGACCCCGGCCCGCTGCGCCCCGGCCTGAGCATCCTCATTCCTGCGTACAACGAGCAGGAGCTGCTCGCCCAGTCGGTGGCGCAGATCCGCGCGGCGGCCGCCGAGGCGGCCGAGGACTTCGAGCTGGTCATCGTCAACGACGGCAGCGCCGACCGCACCGGAGAGATACTCGACGGCCTGGCCGCCGCTGACAGCCATATCCGCGCCCTACACCACGAGCAGAACCGGGGCATCGGGGGCGGCATCACCACCGCCGGGCGCCATGCCCGGTGCGACCGGGCCATCATCTGCCCGGTGGACAGCCCCCTGTCGGCCGCGCAGCTCCGGGCCTTTCTGGCCGCCTCGGGGCCGGACACCATCGTCGTCGGCTACCGGCCCCGGCGCCTGGGCTATCGGGGCTGGCAGCACGTGGGCAGCGGCGTCTACCACGCGCTGGCCTGCACACTGCTGGGCCTGCGCCTGCGTGACGTCAACTGGATCCACCTCTATCCCACGCGCCTGTTCTCCGAGTTGCACATCGAGTTTGGGGGGATTGTCTACCTGGCCGAGGTCCTGGCCAAGGCGAAGCGTCTGGGCTATCGGTTCGTCGAGATCGAGTCACCGATGGCGGCGCGGATCACCGGCGTGGCCACGATCAGCAAGCCGCGCACGATCTGGCGCACGTTCTGGGAACTGTGGCGGCTGTGGTGGCGCCTGACCACCGCCCCCGGCCGGCGCTGAAGCGCATGCCCCCGTCTACCACTGCGCGATCCGCCCGAAGGCCTCCCAGTTCGCCAGCGTGATCTCCGTCGCGCGCTCCACATCCAGGTCCTGGCCATGCCGCGTGGTGCGTATCCCCTCGAACATGACGGGCTCCACGAAGCCGACCTCGTCCAGGGCTCGCAGAACCTCCGGCCAGTGGATGGTGCCGAGGCCCGGCGCCAGGTGCCGGTCCACGTCCGCCACCTGCGCCTCCGCCGCGCACGCGCCGCAATTGTCGTGGAGGTGCGTCGTGTAGAGCCACCCCGCCGCCTGCCACACCGCCCCCGCCACGTCAATCCCCGCCAGGTGCGCATGGCCGCTGTCCAGGCAGCAGCGCACGTTCGGCAGGGCCAGCAACTCGAGGAAGCTGATGATGTCCTCGATGCGGCAGCCCGCCGGGTACTGCGGCGGCAGGTTCTCCAGGGCGATGACGACCCCCTCGGCGGCGGCCTGCGGAGCCAGCCAGTGGAGCAGGTCGGCACTGCGCCCGAAGTGCTCGTCGCGCGGCAGCGGCCGGGGCAGAATGCCGAAGTGGAGCACGACCACCCGCGCCCCGAAGGCGGCCGCGCGCTCCACGACGTGCCGGTGCTGGGCCCGCAGCGCCTCCTCCTCGCCCTCAGCCGCTACCAGCCCGGGCTCCCCATGCACCGCCTGCACAGTGACGCCGCTGCTCGCCACCGCCGCCTTGACGTACTCGCGCGCCGCCTGATCCTCACGGCCCATGCCGTCGAAGCCGATGTGCCCCATACCGCGCTCGCGCAGCCACGCCAGCCGGGCCGCCAGTCTCGGGTCACGCGGGTCAATGTAGCACCCCAACTGGAACGGCCCCATGGCCGACCTCCTGGCATGGGGGGGATGCCCCATGCGCGAGCCCGACAGGAGTGTCGGGCGTACCCCGCCCCCGCCCTACAGACCCGACAGGCTCACCGGCCCCATGATCCGCTGCGGCGCGGGCTGCGGCAGGCGCGTCACGTTGACCGTCAGGCCCTTGGCGTCCAGCCTGGCGCTCGTGATGACGAAGCGTGCGTCGCCCTGCACCAGGTTGTCCCTGTAGTAGTCCCGCCAGGCCTGTTCGGCCCCGGCGAAGGCGTGCTCGATGGCCGTGAGCGTTCCGGACGTGAGGGCGAAGCCCTCAGGGTTCGTCCAGCCCAACGACCAGGGGTTGTCCGTCGCCCCGTCCACATGCGCGTACTGGATCCAGAAGCCGGCGATGTTGCTGCCCGCGCGGATGGCCTCGACGAAGTCACCCTCAATCCCGGCGGGCTTGCGGTTCATGCCCCACAACAGCGTGACGACCGGGAAGTCAGCGACCCGCGGCCACAGCGCAGCGACGCTGCAGGGGGGCTCGACATAGACCATGTCGCCGGCGAAGTCGAAGACGCCCCGGAAGGCAATGGGGCCGCGCTGGCCCGTCCAGCCGCCGACCGGCTTGCCCTGCGCGGCACAGAGGTCATGGACACGCTTGCAGAACTCCAGCTTGCGCTCCACCCAGAAGGCCTTCCACGCCGGGCCGGCGCTATCGGCCTTCGGGTCGGGCTTGCCCGGCTGCTTTGCGCACCACGCCGCGAACTTCGCCAGGCACGCCGCGCAGTAGCATGGCTGCCGGTCGAACTCGAAGTTGTCGTCGAGGATGACGCCATCGAGCGTCGGGTAGCTGTCGAGTAGCGTCTGCACAATCCCCAGGTTGTGCTCCCACACGCCCTGATCGAGCGGGCAGACGGTCTGGCGGAGCTTGGGTTCCGGCACGACGCGATCTCTGCCGACATACGGCGGTGCGTCCTTCAGGTGCACCGGGAACCGCTTCCAGTCCAGGTAGAGCCCGCCGATCACCTGGATGCCGCGCGCCTGGCACGCGGCGAGGGCGTCAGCGAACTTGTCGCCCGGGTAGTCCTTGAGCGAGCCGCGCAGCGCGTCGCCGGGGATGCTGTGGGCGCAGTTGATCCCGCCGCCCTCATACCGCAACAACGGCTGGACCGTGGCGACATGCAGCCGTGTCAGGAAGTCGGCGGCTTCCGGAGGTGTGAAGCTCGTGAGGAGGCATGCCGAGGGGTCATGCAGCCAGGTCTCGAGGTGCTGCTTGACGCGCGGCAACTCGCAGGCCACGCGGACCGACGCCGTCTTCCCGTCGGCCAGGCCGGCCACGGGGATCGTCACCGCCGTCAGCGACCCCAGCGTCTGCGCCTCCGGTCGCGCCAGCCGCTTCCCGTCCACCGAGACCGACGAGACCCTGGCCCCGCGCGGGAGCGCGACCCGGAACGTCTGCGGCAGGGGGTGGACGCCCGGGCCATGGGGCAGGAGCCAGGCCAGGAGGTTATCGAGCACCTGCGCTGCCGTGCCGCTGTCGTCGGTGACGAAGCGGTAGTTCGATGGGCAGAAGCCCAACACCGCGCAGCGTCCCTGACCCTCCTCGCGCAGCGACCCCAGACAGCGCCCCTCGGCATCGCGGGCCACCTCGAGGCCGTCCAGCCGGTCGAAGGCGACCATCTCGCGGCCGCCGTCGCCCAGCTTCAGATGGCCCGCAAACACCGGGAAGGCCCAATGCTGCTCCCCGAGGCCGGCCGTCAGGGGCGAGTCGGGCAGCGTCAGCCCCTTGATGTACACACTCCGCGCGTTCTTGACGCCGCAGGCGGCCAGCAGCTCCGGGCAGGACATCGGCCCGCCCCAGTTGCCGTACATCGCGCCACCGGCAGCCACGTACGCCTTCAGTCCCGCGATCTGCTCGGGGGTGAAGTGGCGCTTCAGGCTGGTGACGACGAGGTCGTAGGCGGCCAGCTTCGCCGCGTCGGCCAGGTCGTCCGGCTGGCCCTGCGTCACCGCGAACCCCCGCCGCAGCAGCGCGGAGTAGATCGTGAAGTCATAGCCGTTATAGCTGTTCTCAGGCTGCACGACGAGAGCCGTGCCGCCGGCGAAGGAGACCGGCGCAGCGGCGGCGAGGCCAGCGGCCAAGCAGACAATCCCCGCGAGAACTGCCGTGAGTCGTCGCTGGCCGGTTAGCATGATGTGCCCTCATGTATGCTCTTCACTCGTCGCTCGCCACGCCGGCGGGATCGGCGTAGTGGCGCGATTCATCGCGCCGCCATTCGGCCTCGCCGCTCCATCGTTGGGCGCGATGAATTGCACCGCTACTGCAGCCGCATCTCGTCTATCGCCACCTTCACTCCCTGGGCGCTGCAGGGGTCGAAGCGGAACTGCACGACCTTGCCGCGCCAGCGGGGGTTGGCCTTCAGGTCCATGACCAGGTCGTGCCACTGCCCGTCGGCCACAATGTCCGCGCGGCAACTGAGCGCCTCGCTGACGCCCGAGCCGACCGACCAGAAGAGCTGCGCCGTGTCCTTGCCCGCCGGCAGGCCCTCATACTTGAGGCGAATCACGAGCCGGCTGAACTTGCTCGCGCGCACGCCCTGGAGCGCGGCTGTCAGGGCCGGATCGCGGCTGGCCGTGACGAAGCTCAGCACACCGTTCTCGGCCTTGAAGTCGCCCACGCCCATCGCCGCGCCCCAGCCCTGCGTGCCGTCGCTGAAGTCCCAGCTCGTGCGCGGCGGCACATCCATGTCGGTGAAGTCGTACGGCCCGAGACCCACATCCTGCGGCCCGAAGTTCGTAGGGGCGCGATTCATCGCGCCGGGGGCGCCATGAATGGCGCCGCTACAGAACACATCGCGCACCGTTTCATACATCCCGAAGCCGAACTCCGCGCAGGGCTCGGCGTAGGAGCCCTCGCCCCACTCGTTCAGCGGGCCGAGCATCAGCCGCTTGATGCCGTGCTCGTCGGCGAACTTCTTGGCCTCCTCGCAGATCTGGCGGAAGAGGGGCACCGTGCGGCCGGTGATGACCACGCCGCGGTCGCCATGCCACGGGCGGCTGTCCCAGCCGGTCGAGATGTTCGGCATGAACGGCAGCGTGTCAATGTCCACGAACTGCTGCCAGTGCTCGCGGCTGGAGCCCGCGACCAGGTCGAAGGAGAAGCGCATGGGGTTGGCGGCCTTGCCGCCGTGGCCCATGTAGTGATAGGTCGTCGTCTCCGAGTAGCCCTCGTCC harbors:
- a CDS encoding glycosyltransferase produces the protein MTADSDRTTDPGPLRPGLSILIPAYNEQELLAQSVAQIRAAAAEAAEDFELVIVNDGSADRTGEILDGLAAADSHIRALHHEQNRGIGGGITTAGRHARCDRAIICPVDSPLSAAQLRAFLAASGPDTIVVGYRPRRLGYRGWQHVGSGVYHALACTLLGLRLRDVNWIHLYPTRLFSELHIEFGGIVYLAEVLAKAKRLGYRFVEIESPMAARITGVATISKPRTIWRTFWELWRLWWRLTTAPGRR
- a CDS encoding sugar phosphate isomerase/epimerase: MGPFQLGCYIDPRDPRLAARLAWLRERGMGHIGFDGMGREDQAAREYVKAAVASSGVTVQAVHGEPGLVAAEGEEEALRAQHRHVVERAAAFGARVVVLHFGILPRPLPRDEHFGRSADLLHWLAPQAAAEGVVIALENLPPQYPAGCRIEDIISFLELLALPNVRCCLDSGHAHLAGIDVAGAVWQAAGWLYTTHLHDNCGACAAEAQVADVDRHLAPGLGTIHWPEVLRALDEVGFVEPVMFEGIRTTRHGQDLDVERATEITLANWEAFGRIAQW